From a region of the Phaseolus vulgaris cultivar G19833 chromosome 6, P. vulgaris v2.0, whole genome shotgun sequence genome:
- the LOC137832618 gene encoding mediator of RNA polymerase II transcription subunit 16-like isoform X6 — protein sequence MSLQGPANLVLDTSCWLREHEWRQDIAVVTKWLSGVSLYRWFSSKQSAPANSRSTFEEKFLSQQCQTSARWPNFLCVCSVFSSGTLQLHWSQWPPPNATPPKWFCSSKGPLGCGPSGIMAGDAIITESGAMHVAGVPIVNPSTIVVWEVMPGPGNGFQVIPRTSTNNSVPPPISSPNWIGFAPLAAYLFSWQDYQLSEEKQGKNQTNQNLGGSIPLHCSPVSNFSAYVSPEAAAQSAATTTWGSGVTAVAFDPTCGGSVIAVVIAEGQYMSPYDPDEGPSITGWRVQRWESSLQHVVLHPIFGNPTSSMGGQPPMQTVWQTKVDLSIPPTNDFKNHQAPAGGMNTDIQKVAEFGFDKSKRVYFDPFDLPSDVRTLARIVYSAHGGEIGIAFLRGGVHIFSGPNFAPIDNYQIGVGSAIAAPAFSSTSCCSASVWHDTSKDQTILKIIRVLPPAIPSSQVKTNSSYWERAIAERFWWSLLVGVDWWDAVGCTQSAAEDGIVSLNSVIAVLDADFHSLPSAQHRQQYCPSLDRIKCRLLEGANAQEVRAMVLDMQARLLLDMLGKGIESALINPSALVPDPWQVSSETLSSIDPEAVAVEPALVPCVQAYVDSVLDLASHFITRLRRYASFCRTLASHAVTAGSGNNRNVVASPTQSSATPATSQGGQNGTTSSSGSTQMQAWVQGAIAKISNTTDGVSNPAPNPPISGPSSFMPISINTGTFPGTPAVRLIGDCHFLHRLCQLLLFCFFFRRTQLPRYVGGVQRTTDTNTQKPQSSASAPGKVEETVKPGSTLARPDDGQAGRVNQLVPAPKGGEEPSPGRSRIGTGNAGQGYTFEEVKVLFLVLMDLCRRTAGLQHPLPVSQVGSNNIQVRLHYIDGNYTVLPEVVEASLGPHMQNMPRPRGADAAGLLLRELELHPPAEEWHRRNMFGGPWSDLDDLDSTNEAPKLVNLDFSSLKSCDVYDGANGLLPRKRRMSERDAAFGLNTSVGLGAYLGIMGSRRDVVTALWKTGLEGIWYKCIRCLRQTCAFASPASTNLPSPNDRDIWWISRWAHGCPICGGTWVRVV from the exons ATGTCATTGCAG GGGCCAGCTAATCTTGTACTCGATACTAGCTGCTGGCTGCGAGAGCATGAGTGGCGACAAGATATTGCAGTTGTTACAAAGTGGCTCTCTGGCGTCTCCCTG tATAGGTGGTTTTCATCTAAACAAAGTGCTCCTGCCAATTCAAGGTCAACATTTGAAGAAAAGTTTCTTTCACAACAATGTCAAACGTCAG CTAGATGGCCCAATTTTCTCTGTGTCTGCTCTGTGTTCTCATCAGGCACTCTTCAACTTCATTGGTCCCAGTGGCCTCCTCCGAATGCAACCCCACCCAAATGGTTTTGCTCTAGTAAAGGACCATTGGGTTGTGGCCCCAGTGGCATTATGGCTGGTGATGCTATCATTACAGAGAGTGGTGCCATGCATGTGGCAGGTGTGCCAATTGTTAATCCATCCACCATTGTTGTTTGGGAGGTTATGCCTGGGCCTGGTAATGGTTTCCAAGTAATTCCAAGAACAAGTACCAATAATAGTGTCCCACCTCCTATTAGCTCACCCAATTGGATTGGTTTTGCACCTTTAGCTGCATATTTATTTAGTTGGCAAGATTATCAATTATCCGAAGAAAAACAAGGGAAAAACCAGACAAACCAAAACCTTGGTGGTTCTATACCACTTCACTGTTCACCAGTTTCAAATTTTTCTGCATATGTGAGTCCTGAAGCTGCAGCTCAATCTGCAGCAACCACTACATGGGGCTCTGGTGTAACAGCAGTAGCCTTTGATCCAACTTGTGGTGGTTCTGTGATAGCTGTTGTGATAGCTGAGG gACAATACATGTCCCCTTACGACCCAGACGAGGGTCCATCAATCACAGGGTGGAGAGTGCAACGCTGGGAGTCATCTTTACAGCATGTTGTACTCCATCCAATATTTGGGAATCCTACTTCCAGTATGGGTGGACAGCCTCCTATGCAAACTGTATGGCAGACCAAAGTGGACCTGAGCATTCCACCAACAAATGATTTCAAGAATCATCAAGCACCTGCAGGTGGAATGAACACAGATATACAAAAGGTAGCAGAGTTTGGTTTTGATAAATCAAAAAGGGTCTATTTTGATCCTTTTGATCTTCCAAGTGATGTTAGGACACTTGCACGAATTGTATACTCTGCTCACGGTGGTGAAATTGGCATTGCTTTTTTGCGTGGTGGAGTCCACATCTTTTCTGGTCCAAATTTTGCTCCTATAGACAACTATCAGATTGGTGTAGGATCTGCAATTGCAGCTCCTGCTTTTTCTTCAACAAGCTGTTGTTCAGCTTCTGTTTGGCATGACACAAGCAAGGATCAgacaattttgaaaataatccGGGTTCTCCCTCCTGCTATTCCAAGTAGTCAAGTAAAGACCAACTCGTCATACTGGGAGCGTGCAATTGCTGAAAG GTTTTGGTGGAGCCTTTTGGTTGGAGTTGATTGGTGGGATGCTGTGGGCTGTACACAGAGTGCTGCTGAGGATGGTATTG TTTCACTTAACAGTGTTATTGCAGTCTTGGATGCAGATTTCCATTCTCTTCCTTCTGCTCAGCATAGACAACAGTATTGTCCT AGTCTAGACAGAATAAAGTGTAGGCTGCTTGAAGGGGCAAATGCTCAAGAGGTCAGGGCAATGGTTCTGGATATGCAAGCTAGGTTGTTATTGGATATGCTTGGGAAGGGAATTGAGTCTGCTTTGATAAATCCTTCAGCTTTAGTGCCCGATCCATGGCAAGTATCTAGTGAGACATTATCGAGCATTGACCCTGAAGCAGTGGCTGTTGAACCTGCACTAGTTCCATGTGTTCAG GCTTATGTTGATTCAGTTCTCGATCTAGCTTCACACTTTATCACACGGTTGCGGCGCTATGCTAGTTTCTGCCGTACATTGGCAAGCCATGCTGTGACTGCAGGGTCCGGAAACAACAGAAATGTGGTTGCTAGTCCTACCCAAAGTTCTGCAACTCCTGCAACAAGTCAGG GGGGTCAAAATGGGACAACCAGTTCTAGTGGAAGCACACAGATGCAAGCTTGGGTACAAGGGGCCATTGCTAAGATTAGTAACACAACTGATGGAGTATCCAACCCAGCTCCTAATCCCCCTATCAGTGGTCCTTCCTCTTTTATGCCCATTAGCATTAATACAGGAACTTTTCCTGGAACACCTGCAGTTCGACTCATAGGGGACTGTCATTTTCTCCATAGATTATGCCAACTGTTGCTCTTCTGTTTTTTCTTCCGACGGACACAACTACCCCGATATGTGGGGGGTGTACAGAGAACTACAGACACAAATACACAAAAGCCTCAATCCAGTGCTTCTGCTCCTGGCAAGGTGGAGGAAACTGTAAAACCAGGGTCAACTTTGGCTAGGCCAGATGATGGTCAGGCTGGTCGAGTTAATCAGCTTGTGCCTGCACCAAAAGGAGGTGAAGAACCATCTCCAGGGCGTTCAAGAATTGGTACTGGAAATGCCGGCCAAGGATATACATTTGAAGAG GTCAAGGTTCTTTTTCTAGTACTTATGGATCTATGTCGCCGAACTGCTGGTTTGCAACACCCATTGCCAGTTTCTCAAGTGGGGAGTAATAACATTCAGGTTCGGCTGCATTATATTGATGGAAACTACACTGTACTGCCCGAGGTTGTGGAAGCATCCCTTGGCCCCCATATGCAG AACATGCCCCGTCCTAGAGGTGCTGACGCTGCCGGTCTTCTACTACGTGAGCTAGAACTCCATCCTCCAGCCGAAGAGTGGCATAGGCGGAATATGTTCGGTGGACCTTGGTCTGATTTAGATGATTTGGATTCTACAAATGAAGCACCAAAACTTGTTAATCTTGATTTCAGCTCATTGAAATCTTGTGATGTCTACGATGGTGCCAATGGCTTATTGCCAAGGAAACGCAGGATGTCTGAACGAGATGCAGCTTTTGGGTTGAACACTTCCGTGGGCCTGGGAGCATACCTGGGTATAATGGGATCTCGAAGAGATGTTGTTACTGCATTGTGGAAAACTGGCCTTGAAGGAATCTGGTATAAG TGTATAAGATGTCTGCGGCAGACTTGTGCTTTTGCCTCCCCAGCCTCCACCAATCTTCCTAGTCCAAATGACCGGGATATTTGGTGGATCAGCCGCTGGGCTCATGGCTGTCCAATATGTGGCGGAACATGGGTTCGGGTTGTATAG
- the LOC137832618 gene encoding mediator of RNA polymerase II transcription subunit 16-like isoform X1, with protein MNQIAATKEPEEGSQKTNEAVSCEEEDPMEQESVIPATVFCIRLRQPKSNLLYKMSVPEICRNFSAVSWCGKLNAIACASETCARIPSVSFLQSSTGNPPFWIPIHIMIPERPTECAVFNVIADSPRDSVQFIEWSPTCCPRALLIANFHGRVTIWTQPSQGPANLVLDTSCWLREHEWRQDIAVVTKWLSGVSLYRWFSSKQSAPANSRSTFEEKFLSQQCQTSARWPNFLCVCSVFSSGTLQLHWSQWPPPNATPPKWFCSSKGPLGCGPSGIMAGDAIITESGAMHVAGVPIVNPSTIVVWEVMPGPGNGFQVIPRTSTNNSVPPPISSPNWIGFAPLAAYLFSWQDYQLSEEKQGKNQTNQNLGGSIPLHCSPVSNFSAYVSPEAAAQSAATTTWGSGVTAVAFDPTCGGSVIAVVIAEGQYMSPYDPDEGPSITGWRVQRWESSLQHVVLHPIFGNPTSSMGGQPPMQTVWQTKVDLSIPPTNDFKNHQAPAGGMNTDIQKVAEFGFDKSKRVYFDPFDLPSDVRTLARIVYSAHGGEIGIAFLRGGVHIFSGPNFAPIDNYQIGVGSAIAAPAFSSTSCCSASVWHDTSKDQTILKIIRVLPPAIPSSQVKTNSSYWERAIAERFWWSLLVGVDWWDAVGCTQSAAEDGIVSLNSVIAVLDADFHSLPSAQHRQQYCPSLDRIKCRLLEGANAQEVRAMVLDMQARLLLDMLGKGIESALINPSALVPDPWQVSSETLSSIDPEAVAVEPALVPCVQAYVDSVLDLASHFITRLRRYASFCRTLASHAVTAGSGNNRNVVASPTQSSATPATSQGGQNGTTSSSGSTQMQAWVQGAIAKISNTTDGVSNPAPNPPISGPSSFMPISINTGTFPGTPAVRLIGDCHFLHRLCQLLLFCFFFRRTQLPRYVGGVQRTTDTNTQKPQSSASAPGKVEETVKPGSTLARPDDGQAGRVNQLVPAPKGGEEPSPGRSRIGTGNAGQGYTFEEVKVLFLVLMDLCRRTAGLQHPLPVSQVGSNNIQVRLHYIDGNYTVLPEVVEASLGPHMQNMPRPRGADAAGLLLRELELHPPAEEWHRRNMFGGPWSDLDDLDSTNEAPKLVNLDFSSLKSCDVYDGANGLLPRKRRMSERDAAFGLNTSVGLGAYLGIMGSRRDVVTALWKTGLEGIWYKCIRCLRQTCAFASPASTNLPSPNDRDIWWISRWAHGCPICGGTWVRVV; from the exons ATGAATCAAATTGCTGCTACAAAGGAGCCAGAGGAGGGTTCCCAGAAGACGAATGAAGCAGTGAGTTGCGAAGAAGAGGATCCAATGGAGCAGGAATCAGTCATCCCTGCCACCGTCTTCTGCATTAGGCTCCGCCAACCGAAGTCCAATTTGCTCTACAAAATGAGTGtccctgaaatttgtcgcaaTTTCAG TGCTGTTTCCTGGTGTGGAAAACTGAATGCTATAGCTTGTGCTTCAGAAACGTGTGCAAGAATACCAAG TGTTTCTTTTCTCCAAAGCTCAACTGGAAATCCACCATTTTGGATTCCTATACACATTATGATCCCAGAGAGGCCGACTGAGTGTGCAGTATTCAATGTCATTGCAG ATTCTCCTCGCGATTCTGTCCAGTTCATTGAATGGTCCCCCACCTGTTGTCCCCGTGCATTATTGATAGCAAATTTCCACGGGAGGGTAACTATTTGGACTCAACCGTCTCAA GGGCCAGCTAATCTTGTACTCGATACTAGCTGCTGGCTGCGAGAGCATGAGTGGCGACAAGATATTGCAGTTGTTACAAAGTGGCTCTCTGGCGTCTCCCTG tATAGGTGGTTTTCATCTAAACAAAGTGCTCCTGCCAATTCAAGGTCAACATTTGAAGAAAAGTTTCTTTCACAACAATGTCAAACGTCAG CTAGATGGCCCAATTTTCTCTGTGTCTGCTCTGTGTTCTCATCAGGCACTCTTCAACTTCATTGGTCCCAGTGGCCTCCTCCGAATGCAACCCCACCCAAATGGTTTTGCTCTAGTAAAGGACCATTGGGTTGTGGCCCCAGTGGCATTATGGCTGGTGATGCTATCATTACAGAGAGTGGTGCCATGCATGTGGCAGGTGTGCCAATTGTTAATCCATCCACCATTGTTGTTTGGGAGGTTATGCCTGGGCCTGGTAATGGTTTCCAAGTAATTCCAAGAACAAGTACCAATAATAGTGTCCCACCTCCTATTAGCTCACCCAATTGGATTGGTTTTGCACCTTTAGCTGCATATTTATTTAGTTGGCAAGATTATCAATTATCCGAAGAAAAACAAGGGAAAAACCAGACAAACCAAAACCTTGGTGGTTCTATACCACTTCACTGTTCACCAGTTTCAAATTTTTCTGCATATGTGAGTCCTGAAGCTGCAGCTCAATCTGCAGCAACCACTACATGGGGCTCTGGTGTAACAGCAGTAGCCTTTGATCCAACTTGTGGTGGTTCTGTGATAGCTGTTGTGATAGCTGAGG gACAATACATGTCCCCTTACGACCCAGACGAGGGTCCATCAATCACAGGGTGGAGAGTGCAACGCTGGGAGTCATCTTTACAGCATGTTGTACTCCATCCAATATTTGGGAATCCTACTTCCAGTATGGGTGGACAGCCTCCTATGCAAACTGTATGGCAGACCAAAGTGGACCTGAGCATTCCACCAACAAATGATTTCAAGAATCATCAAGCACCTGCAGGTGGAATGAACACAGATATACAAAAGGTAGCAGAGTTTGGTTTTGATAAATCAAAAAGGGTCTATTTTGATCCTTTTGATCTTCCAAGTGATGTTAGGACACTTGCACGAATTGTATACTCTGCTCACGGTGGTGAAATTGGCATTGCTTTTTTGCGTGGTGGAGTCCACATCTTTTCTGGTCCAAATTTTGCTCCTATAGACAACTATCAGATTGGTGTAGGATCTGCAATTGCAGCTCCTGCTTTTTCTTCAACAAGCTGTTGTTCAGCTTCTGTTTGGCATGACACAAGCAAGGATCAgacaattttgaaaataatccGGGTTCTCCCTCCTGCTATTCCAAGTAGTCAAGTAAAGACCAACTCGTCATACTGGGAGCGTGCAATTGCTGAAAG GTTTTGGTGGAGCCTTTTGGTTGGAGTTGATTGGTGGGATGCTGTGGGCTGTACACAGAGTGCTGCTGAGGATGGTATTG TTTCACTTAACAGTGTTATTGCAGTCTTGGATGCAGATTTCCATTCTCTTCCTTCTGCTCAGCATAGACAACAGTATTGTCCT AGTCTAGACAGAATAAAGTGTAGGCTGCTTGAAGGGGCAAATGCTCAAGAGGTCAGGGCAATGGTTCTGGATATGCAAGCTAGGTTGTTATTGGATATGCTTGGGAAGGGAATTGAGTCTGCTTTGATAAATCCTTCAGCTTTAGTGCCCGATCCATGGCAAGTATCTAGTGAGACATTATCGAGCATTGACCCTGAAGCAGTGGCTGTTGAACCTGCACTAGTTCCATGTGTTCAG GCTTATGTTGATTCAGTTCTCGATCTAGCTTCACACTTTATCACACGGTTGCGGCGCTATGCTAGTTTCTGCCGTACATTGGCAAGCCATGCTGTGACTGCAGGGTCCGGAAACAACAGAAATGTGGTTGCTAGTCCTACCCAAAGTTCTGCAACTCCTGCAACAAGTCAGG GGGGTCAAAATGGGACAACCAGTTCTAGTGGAAGCACACAGATGCAAGCTTGGGTACAAGGGGCCATTGCTAAGATTAGTAACACAACTGATGGAGTATCCAACCCAGCTCCTAATCCCCCTATCAGTGGTCCTTCCTCTTTTATGCCCATTAGCATTAATACAGGAACTTTTCCTGGAACACCTGCAGTTCGACTCATAGGGGACTGTCATTTTCTCCATAGATTATGCCAACTGTTGCTCTTCTGTTTTTTCTTCCGACGGACACAACTACCCCGATATGTGGGGGGTGTACAGAGAACTACAGACACAAATACACAAAAGCCTCAATCCAGTGCTTCTGCTCCTGGCAAGGTGGAGGAAACTGTAAAACCAGGGTCAACTTTGGCTAGGCCAGATGATGGTCAGGCTGGTCGAGTTAATCAGCTTGTGCCTGCACCAAAAGGAGGTGAAGAACCATCTCCAGGGCGTTCAAGAATTGGTACTGGAAATGCCGGCCAAGGATATACATTTGAAGAG GTCAAGGTTCTTTTTCTAGTACTTATGGATCTATGTCGCCGAACTGCTGGTTTGCAACACCCATTGCCAGTTTCTCAAGTGGGGAGTAATAACATTCAGGTTCGGCTGCATTATATTGATGGAAACTACACTGTACTGCCCGAGGTTGTGGAAGCATCCCTTGGCCCCCATATGCAG AACATGCCCCGTCCTAGAGGTGCTGACGCTGCCGGTCTTCTACTACGTGAGCTAGAACTCCATCCTCCAGCCGAAGAGTGGCATAGGCGGAATATGTTCGGTGGACCTTGGTCTGATTTAGATGATTTGGATTCTACAAATGAAGCACCAAAACTTGTTAATCTTGATTTCAGCTCATTGAAATCTTGTGATGTCTACGATGGTGCCAATGGCTTATTGCCAAGGAAACGCAGGATGTCTGAACGAGATGCAGCTTTTGGGTTGAACACTTCCGTGGGCCTGGGAGCATACCTGGGTATAATGGGATCTCGAAGAGATGTTGTTACTGCATTGTGGAAAACTGGCCTTGAAGGAATCTGGTATAAG TGTATAAGATGTCTGCGGCAGACTTGTGCTTTTGCCTCCCCAGCCTCCACCAATCTTCCTAGTCCAAATGACCGGGATATTTGGTGGATCAGCCGCTGGGCTCATGGCTGTCCAATATGTGGCGGAACATGGGTTCGGGTTGTATAG
- the LOC137832618 gene encoding mediator of RNA polymerase II transcription subunit 16-like isoform X7: MSGDKILQLLQSGSLASPWWFSSKQSAPANSRSTFEEKFLSQQCQTSARWPNFLCVCSVFSSGTLQLHWSQWPPPNATPPKWFCSSKGPLGCGPSGIMAGDAIITESGAMHVAGVPIVNPSTIVVWEVMPGPGNGFQVIPRTSTNNSVPPPISSPNWIGFAPLAAYLFSWQDYQLSEEKQGKNQTNQNLGGSIPLHCSPVSNFSAYVSPEAAAQSAATTTWGSGVTAVAFDPTCGGSVIAVVIAEGQYMSPYDPDEGPSITGWRVQRWESSLQHVVLHPIFGNPTSSMGGQPPMQTVWQTKVDLSIPPTNDFKNHQAPAGGMNTDIQKVAEFGFDKSKRVYFDPFDLPSDVRTLARIVYSAHGGEIGIAFLRGGVHIFSGPNFAPIDNYQIGVGSAIAAPAFSSTSCCSASVWHDTSKDQTILKIIRVLPPAIPSSQVKTNSSYWERAIAERFWWSLLVGVDWWDAVGCTQSAAEDGIVSLNSVIAVLDADFHSLPSAQHRQQYCPSLDRIKCRLLEGANAQEVRAMVLDMQARLLLDMLGKGIESALINPSALVPDPWQVSSETLSSIDPEAVAVEPALVPCVQAYVDSVLDLASHFITRLRRYASFCRTLASHAVTAGSGNNRNVVASPTQSSATPATSQGGQNGTTSSSGSTQMQAWVQGAIAKISNTTDGVSNPAPNPPISGPSSFMPISINTGTFPGTPAVRLIGDCHFLHRLCQLLLFCFFFRRTQLPRYVGGVQRTTDTNTQKPQSSASAPGKVEETVKPGSTLARPDDGQAGRVNQLVPAPKGGEEPSPGRSRIGTGNAGQGYTFEEVKVLFLVLMDLCRRTAGLQHPLPVSQVGSNNIQVRLHYIDGNYTVLPEVVEASLGPHMQNMPRPRGADAAGLLLRELELHPPAEEWHRRNMFGGPWSDLDDLDSTNEAPKLVNLDFSSLKSCDVYDGANGLLPRKRRMSERDAAFGLNTSVGLGAYLGIMGSRRDVVTALWKTGLEGIWYKCIRCLRQTCAFASPASTNLPSPNDRDIWWISRWAHGCPICGGTWVRVV, encoded by the exons ATGAGTGGCGACAAGATATTGCAGTTGTTACAAAGTGGCTCTCTGGCGTCTCCCTG GTGGTTTTCATCTAAACAAAGTGCTCCTGCCAATTCAAGGTCAACATTTGAAGAAAAGTTTCTTTCACAACAATGTCAAACGTCAG CTAGATGGCCCAATTTTCTCTGTGTCTGCTCTGTGTTCTCATCAGGCACTCTTCAACTTCATTGGTCCCAGTGGCCTCCTCCGAATGCAACCCCACCCAAATGGTTTTGCTCTAGTAAAGGACCATTGGGTTGTGGCCCCAGTGGCATTATGGCTGGTGATGCTATCATTACAGAGAGTGGTGCCATGCATGTGGCAGGTGTGCCAATTGTTAATCCATCCACCATTGTTGTTTGGGAGGTTATGCCTGGGCCTGGTAATGGTTTCCAAGTAATTCCAAGAACAAGTACCAATAATAGTGTCCCACCTCCTATTAGCTCACCCAATTGGATTGGTTTTGCACCTTTAGCTGCATATTTATTTAGTTGGCAAGATTATCAATTATCCGAAGAAAAACAAGGGAAAAACCAGACAAACCAAAACCTTGGTGGTTCTATACCACTTCACTGTTCACCAGTTTCAAATTTTTCTGCATATGTGAGTCCTGAAGCTGCAGCTCAATCTGCAGCAACCACTACATGGGGCTCTGGTGTAACAGCAGTAGCCTTTGATCCAACTTGTGGTGGTTCTGTGATAGCTGTTGTGATAGCTGAGG gACAATACATGTCCCCTTACGACCCAGACGAGGGTCCATCAATCACAGGGTGGAGAGTGCAACGCTGGGAGTCATCTTTACAGCATGTTGTACTCCATCCAATATTTGGGAATCCTACTTCCAGTATGGGTGGACAGCCTCCTATGCAAACTGTATGGCAGACCAAAGTGGACCTGAGCATTCCACCAACAAATGATTTCAAGAATCATCAAGCACCTGCAGGTGGAATGAACACAGATATACAAAAGGTAGCAGAGTTTGGTTTTGATAAATCAAAAAGGGTCTATTTTGATCCTTTTGATCTTCCAAGTGATGTTAGGACACTTGCACGAATTGTATACTCTGCTCACGGTGGTGAAATTGGCATTGCTTTTTTGCGTGGTGGAGTCCACATCTTTTCTGGTCCAAATTTTGCTCCTATAGACAACTATCAGATTGGTGTAGGATCTGCAATTGCAGCTCCTGCTTTTTCTTCAACAAGCTGTTGTTCAGCTTCTGTTTGGCATGACACAAGCAAGGATCAgacaattttgaaaataatccGGGTTCTCCCTCCTGCTATTCCAAGTAGTCAAGTAAAGACCAACTCGTCATACTGGGAGCGTGCAATTGCTGAAAG GTTTTGGTGGAGCCTTTTGGTTGGAGTTGATTGGTGGGATGCTGTGGGCTGTACACAGAGTGCTGCTGAGGATGGTATTG TTTCACTTAACAGTGTTATTGCAGTCTTGGATGCAGATTTCCATTCTCTTCCTTCTGCTCAGCATAGACAACAGTATTGTCCT AGTCTAGACAGAATAAAGTGTAGGCTGCTTGAAGGGGCAAATGCTCAAGAGGTCAGGGCAATGGTTCTGGATATGCAAGCTAGGTTGTTATTGGATATGCTTGGGAAGGGAATTGAGTCTGCTTTGATAAATCCTTCAGCTTTAGTGCCCGATCCATGGCAAGTATCTAGTGAGACATTATCGAGCATTGACCCTGAAGCAGTGGCTGTTGAACCTGCACTAGTTCCATGTGTTCAG GCTTATGTTGATTCAGTTCTCGATCTAGCTTCACACTTTATCACACGGTTGCGGCGCTATGCTAGTTTCTGCCGTACATTGGCAAGCCATGCTGTGACTGCAGGGTCCGGAAACAACAGAAATGTGGTTGCTAGTCCTACCCAAAGTTCTGCAACTCCTGCAACAAGTCAGG GGGGTCAAAATGGGACAACCAGTTCTAGTGGAAGCACACAGATGCAAGCTTGGGTACAAGGGGCCATTGCTAAGATTAGTAACACAACTGATGGAGTATCCAACCCAGCTCCTAATCCCCCTATCAGTGGTCCTTCCTCTTTTATGCCCATTAGCATTAATACAGGAACTTTTCCTGGAACACCTGCAGTTCGACTCATAGGGGACTGTCATTTTCTCCATAGATTATGCCAACTGTTGCTCTTCTGTTTTTTCTTCCGACGGACACAACTACCCCGATATGTGGGGGGTGTACAGAGAACTACAGACACAAATACACAAAAGCCTCAATCCAGTGCTTCTGCTCCTGGCAAGGTGGAGGAAACTGTAAAACCAGGGTCAACTTTGGCTAGGCCAGATGATGGTCAGGCTGGTCGAGTTAATCAGCTTGTGCCTGCACCAAAAGGAGGTGAAGAACCATCTCCAGGGCGTTCAAGAATTGGTACTGGAAATGCCGGCCAAGGATATACATTTGAAGAG GTCAAGGTTCTTTTTCTAGTACTTATGGATCTATGTCGCCGAACTGCTGGTTTGCAACACCCATTGCCAGTTTCTCAAGTGGGGAGTAATAACATTCAGGTTCGGCTGCATTATATTGATGGAAACTACACTGTACTGCCCGAGGTTGTGGAAGCATCCCTTGGCCCCCATATGCAG AACATGCCCCGTCCTAGAGGTGCTGACGCTGCCGGTCTTCTACTACGTGAGCTAGAACTCCATCCTCCAGCCGAAGAGTGGCATAGGCGGAATATGTTCGGTGGACCTTGGTCTGATTTAGATGATTTGGATTCTACAAATGAAGCACCAAAACTTGTTAATCTTGATTTCAGCTCATTGAAATCTTGTGATGTCTACGATGGTGCCAATGGCTTATTGCCAAGGAAACGCAGGATGTCTGAACGAGATGCAGCTTTTGGGTTGAACACTTCCGTGGGCCTGGGAGCATACCTGGGTATAATGGGATCTCGAAGAGATGTTGTTACTGCATTGTGGAAAACTGGCCTTGAAGGAATCTGGTATAAG TGTATAAGATGTCTGCGGCAGACTTGTGCTTTTGCCTCCCCAGCCTCCACCAATCTTCCTAGTCCAAATGACCGGGATATTTGGTGGATCAGCCGCTGGGCTCATGGCTGTCCAATATGTGGCGGAACATGGGTTCGGGTTGTATAG